The Mycolicibacterium boenickei genome has a segment encoding these proteins:
- a CDS encoding cytochrome P450 → MNVNSAAPNVFEAGLPTLTYSLTATPHDILEDVRLAQARAPIAIGPLGPEILSYELAREILRDNRFRLPPGITLAAQGITSGPLYDKMTTSLLGLDGAPHVRLRKLVSKAFTPRATSRLQGTIHEVMNGLIDRVVDSGECDVVTDIARPYPTPIMCALLGAPRGDWQLFADWTEEVFKALNFQPDADFDESAIMRAWGELDAYVDGMVAARRDNLTDDLLSELIRAESDGDRLNLDELRMLVAGFLMAGTDTTRNQLAASVQVLCEHPDQWAKLRDNPELAMQAVEESMRHSPAACIVPRAAVEDVEFGGYLFPAGTFVLANTFAANRDPAIYTDADRFDITRKDVPAILTFGGGAHYCLGANLARRELAEALTVLTRRLSGTQRVGPAPWRSLLGMTGPTTLPIQFTSERLVTADA, encoded by the coding sequence ATGAACGTGAACAGCGCCGCTCCCAACGTCTTCGAGGCTGGGCTTCCGACGCTCACGTACAGCCTCACTGCCACGCCGCACGACATCCTCGAAGATGTCCGGCTGGCGCAAGCCCGCGCGCCCATTGCCATCGGACCTCTCGGCCCGGAAATACTTTCCTACGAGCTGGCTCGCGAGATATTGCGCGACAACAGGTTCCGCCTCCCGCCCGGAATCACTCTGGCGGCGCAGGGCATCACCTCAGGTCCGTTGTACGACAAGATGACGACCAGTCTCCTCGGCCTGGACGGCGCACCACATGTTCGGCTGCGCAAGCTGGTTTCCAAGGCGTTCACGCCCCGCGCGACCTCACGTCTCCAAGGCACCATCCACGAGGTGATGAACGGGCTGATCGACCGGGTGGTGGACTCCGGCGAGTGCGACGTCGTGACCGACATCGCGCGTCCTTACCCCACCCCGATCATGTGCGCGTTGCTCGGTGCGCCGCGCGGGGATTGGCAGTTGTTCGCGGACTGGACCGAAGAGGTCTTCAAAGCCCTCAACTTTCAGCCGGATGCCGACTTTGATGAGTCGGCGATCATGCGCGCCTGGGGTGAACTCGACGCGTACGTCGACGGGATGGTCGCCGCCCGCCGAGACAATCTGACCGATGATCTGCTGTCGGAGCTCATTCGCGCTGAAAGTGACGGCGACCGGCTGAACCTGGACGAACTCCGCATGCTGGTGGCCGGCTTCCTGATGGCGGGAACGGATACGACGCGAAACCAGCTGGCGGCATCGGTTCAGGTGCTCTGCGAGCATCCGGACCAATGGGCCAAGCTGCGCGACAATCCGGAGCTGGCAATGCAGGCAGTGGAGGAGAGCATGCGCCACTCGCCCGCGGCCTGCATCGTGCCGCGTGCCGCCGTCGAGGATGTCGAGTTCGGTGGCTATCTGTTCCCGGCCGGAACCTTCGTCCTCGCGAACACCTTTGCCGCCAACCGAGATCCAGCGATCTATACCGATGCCGATCGCTTCGACATCACCCGCAAGGACGTCCCCGCAATCCTGACGTTCGGCGGTGGCGCGCATTACTGCCTGGGTGCGAACCTGGCACGCCGCGAACTGGCCGAAGCACTCACGGTCCTCACCCGCCGCCTCTCCGGCACCCAACGCGTCGGCCCGGCCCCGTGGAGATCCCTGCTGGGAATGACCGGTCCGACAACGCTTCCGATTCAATTCACCAGCGAAAGACTTGTGACGGCGGATGCGTAG
- a CDS encoding TetR/AcrR family transcriptional regulator, which translates to MRSRGWAGLTPSSDEEAISRILTAVDEEIAEHGPAIRLADVARRLGVTRQTVYRYFPNADALLIASAMRAVNGFIDQVADHVSGLNDPVTAVVESVSFGVESLSGDPQLERLLTRRDEGEAVVSLTSDTAIAFCLSVFHRLDVDWQLHGFDTAALRELAEMTLRTVHSMLTDPGQEPRQGLALRHFVARWLGPAVLYPRLMSLSIHGQER; encoded by the coding sequence ATGCGTAGCCGTGGCTGGGCGGGTTTGACGCCCTCATCGGACGAGGAAGCCATTTCGCGCATCCTGACCGCTGTCGACGAGGAGATCGCCGAACATGGGCCGGCGATCCGACTTGCCGACGTGGCCCGCAGACTCGGAGTCACCCGCCAGACGGTGTACCGCTACTTTCCGAACGCCGACGCCCTGCTCATCGCCAGCGCGATGCGCGCTGTCAACGGATTCATCGACCAGGTCGCAGATCATGTCAGCGGGCTCAACGACCCGGTCACCGCCGTGGTCGAGAGCGTTTCATTCGGAGTCGAGAGCCTCTCCGGTGATCCTCAGCTGGAGCGGTTGCTGACCCGGCGAGATGAGGGCGAAGCGGTCGTCTCGCTGACCTCCGACACGGCAATAGCATTCTGCTTGTCCGTTTTTCACCGTCTCGACGTCGATTGGCAGCTGCACGGCTTCGACACCGCCGCGCTCCGTGAACTTGCCGAGATGACTTTGCGCACCGTGCATTCCATGCTGACGGATCCTGGGCAAGAACCGCGCCAGGGACTCGCATTGCGCCACTTCGTTGCTCGATGGTTGGGCCCGGCGGTGCTCTATCCCAGATTGATGTCGCTGTCGATCCACGGGCAGGAGCGCTAG
- a CDS encoding glycosyltransferase family 39 protein: MTTADVDRPAGQRISPFAVGVVLPISAVTALLHCIAGVLDQHYWFDEVYMVSIGRSHLDWGSADQPPLTPALAALADAVAPGSLIVLRLAALLATAGAVVVAGLIARELGCDGRAQGLTAAAQATAAWSSLVGHWLTPYSLEPVQWLLLIWLLVRWVRLREDRLLLAVGVVAGIAAMTKFQIVLLGVVLIAAIAAVGPRALLRRPLWWAGLGIAVAIAMPTFIWQYLNGWPQLKMAPVVAGEAEALYGGRPGIAVQLIVFAGVLGVGLGAYGLWLLFRVPGLRDYRFLGVSFVVLYVVFVATAGRPYYIVGLYAPLAAVGALGLQWRREAGARVSRWLVWPVYAASVALAVGVLVVSTTAVLSDIPQKIAQRAGDVYRSLPADRRERTALIGDSYIVAAYLDGYGDRYGLPTAYSLNRSYGYFPSPSEDQSEALYIGKEPGELRQYFADVRMAGDIGEDMHAYLLTGRQQPWELIWSRLRNLTVS, from the coding sequence GTGACCACCGCCGACGTCGACAGACCTGCCGGTCAGCGCATATCGCCGTTCGCCGTGGGCGTTGTGCTCCCGATCAGCGCCGTCACCGCCTTATTGCATTGCATCGCAGGTGTATTGGACCAGCACTACTGGTTCGACGAGGTGTACATGGTGTCCATCGGTCGCAGTCATCTCGACTGGGGATCGGCCGATCAACCGCCGTTGACGCCCGCGCTGGCGGCGCTGGCGGATGCCGTCGCACCTGGTTCGCTGATCGTGCTGCGGCTGGCCGCCCTACTGGCGACCGCAGGGGCGGTCGTGGTGGCCGGCCTCATCGCCCGCGAGCTCGGATGTGACGGGCGGGCGCAGGGGCTCACGGCCGCCGCACAGGCCACCGCCGCCTGGTCCTCCTTGGTCGGGCATTGGCTGACGCCGTACTCACTCGAGCCCGTCCAGTGGCTGTTGTTGATCTGGCTGTTGGTGCGGTGGGTTCGGCTCCGCGAGGACCGACTGCTTCTCGCGGTCGGTGTCGTGGCCGGTATCGCGGCGATGACGAAGTTCCAGATTGTGTTGTTGGGTGTCGTGCTCATCGCGGCGATCGCGGCCGTCGGCCCGCGAGCACTCTTGCGTCGTCCGCTGTGGTGGGCGGGGCTGGGTATTGCTGTAGCGATCGCCATGCCGACGTTCATCTGGCAGTACCTCAACGGCTGGCCGCAATTGAAGATGGCCCCGGTCGTCGCGGGTGAGGCCGAGGCGCTGTACGGCGGTCGGCCGGGGATCGCCGTGCAGCTGATCGTGTTCGCGGGCGTGCTCGGTGTCGGCCTCGGCGCGTACGGGCTGTGGCTGCTGTTTCGGGTACCGGGGCTACGTGACTACCGCTTCCTCGGTGTCAGTTTCGTCGTGCTCTACGTGGTTTTCGTCGCCACCGCGGGCCGTCCCTACTACATCGTCGGCTTGTATGCGCCGCTGGCTGCGGTCGGTGCGCTGGGCCTGCAATGGCGCCGCGAGGCAGGGGCCCGTGTTTCCCGCTGGCTGGTGTGGCCGGTATACGCGGCAAGCGTCGCGCTGGCCGTCGGGGTACTGGTCGTCTCGACGACGGCCGTGCTCTCCGACATACCCCAGAAAATTGCGCAGCGCGCGGGCGACGTCTACCGCTCGTTGCCCGCCGACCGGCGTGAGCGCACTGCCCTGATCGGCGACTCCTACATCGTCGCGGCGTATCTCGACGGCTACGGGGATCGATACGGCCTGCCCACCGCATACAGCCTCAACCGCAGTTACGGCTACTTCCCGTCGCCGAGCGAAGATCAATCCGAAGCCCTCTACATCGGTAAGGAGCCCGGCGAACTTCGTCAGTACTTCGCAGACGTGCGCATGGCCGGCGACATCGGCGAGGACATGCACGCGTACCTACTGACCGGACGACAGCAACCGTGGGAGCTGATCTGGTCGCGGTTGCGCAATTTGACCGTGTCCTGA
- a CDS encoding alpha/beta hydrolase family protein has protein sequence MPENNEAQEAFDGFVELWTTGTTAGRRAPVLRRPDEVGLPYEDVVFPSMDGVPLEGWFIPAESDRLIIHNHFLPGNRYGYPGHLPEFSGLGGFEVNFLPEYKALHDAGYNVLAYDIRNHGMSGQGNGGIAGIGLTEYRDVIGSLRYAAARPDTKNMKKVLLSVCLGADSTAVAWSKHPEEFSEIQAMVMLQPVSGSYIVEEFVKAIGMPDGYAKFDKAVHERTGFHLAEQSPLEHVKAVTVPTLVAQVHDDVMTRPQDVQDIFDALPVEEKALHWITGTDRRFDGYNYFGVHPEVPIEWFDKHVN, from the coding sequence ATGCCCGAGAACAACGAAGCACAGGAAGCATTCGACGGCTTCGTCGAGTTGTGGACCACCGGTACCACGGCGGGCCGTCGCGCACCGGTGTTGCGCCGTCCCGACGAGGTGGGCCTGCCGTACGAGGACGTGGTGTTCCCGTCGATGGACGGTGTGCCCCTTGAGGGCTGGTTCATCCCCGCCGAGTCGGACCGGCTGATAATCCACAACCACTTCCTGCCTGGCAACCGCTACGGTTACCCGGGGCACCTGCCAGAGTTCAGCGGCCTCGGCGGCTTCGAGGTCAACTTCCTGCCGGAGTACAAGGCACTGCACGACGCGGGGTACAACGTCCTGGCCTACGACATCCGTAACCACGGCATGAGCGGTCAGGGCAACGGCGGCATCGCTGGTATCGGGTTGACCGAGTACCGCGATGTCATCGGATCGCTGCGCTACGCTGCGGCACGGCCGGATACCAAGAATATGAAAAAGGTGCTGCTGTCGGTGTGCCTTGGCGCGGACTCCACTGCCGTCGCGTGGTCGAAGCACCCGGAAGAGTTCTCCGAGATCCAGGCCATGGTCATGTTGCAGCCCGTGTCCGGTAGCTACATCGTCGAGGAGTTCGTGAAGGCCATCGGGATGCCGGACGGGTATGCCAAGTTCGACAAGGCCGTGCACGAACGCACCGGGTTCCACCTGGCCGAGCAGTCACCACTGGAGCACGTGAAGGCCGTGACGGTACCGACGCTGGTGGCGCAGGTTCACGACGACGTCATGACGCGACCGCAGGATGTGCAGGACATCTTCGACGCCCTCCCTGTAGAGGAGAAGGCCCTGCACTGGATCACCGGAACCGACCGCCGATTCGACGGCTACAACTACTTCGGAGTGCACCCCGAGGTTCCGATCGAATGGTTCGACAAGCACGTCAATTGA